In Pseudomonadota bacterium, a genomic segment contains:
- the hypE gene encoding hydrogenase expression/formation protein HypE, producing MSSTILANGAASTRPRRTLHADRITLAHGAGGKAMRDLIEDVFVGTFDNPHLSDLDDQARLPLNAIAKAGDQLAFTTDSYVVDPLFFPGGDIGELAVTGTVNDLAVSGARPHYLTCGMIIEDGLEVEVLRRVVASMKRTADAAGVAIVTGDTKVVHRGAADKLFINTAGVGVIPAGRELHAGAIRPGDVLLVNGAVADHGAAIVDARGEYAMENTIESDCQPLNGLIETMLEACPELRCMRDATRGGIATVANEFAQASNTAIRLHERALPVRDAVRGMCEILGLDPLYLANEGKVMAIAPASQA from the coding sequence ATGAGTTCTACGATCCTCGCCAACGGCGCGGCATCCACGCGCCCCCGTCGGACGCTCCACGCGGACCGCATCACCCTCGCCCACGGCGCGGGCGGTAAGGCGATGCGCGACCTCATCGAGGACGTCTTCGTCGGCACCTTTGACAACCCGCACCTGTCCGATCTTGATGACCAGGCGCGCTTGCCCCTGAACGCGATCGCGAAGGCCGGTGACCAGCTGGCCTTCACGACAGACTCCTACGTCGTCGACCCCCTGTTCTTCCCCGGCGGCGACATCGGCGAGCTCGCGGTCACCGGCACGGTGAACGATCTCGCCGTGTCCGGCGCCAGGCCCCACTACCTCACCTGCGGGATGATCATCGAGGACGGGCTGGAGGTGGAGGTGCTACGACGCGTCGTGGCGTCCATGAAGCGCACGGCGGACGCGGCCGGCGTGGCCATCGTGACCGGCGACACCAAGGTGGTTCACCGCGGTGCGGCCGACAAGCTGTTCATCAACACTGCAGGCGTCGGCGTGATCCCGGCCGGTCGCGAGCTGCACGCTGGTGCGATCCGCCCCGGCGATGTGCTGCTGGTGAACGGCGCGGTGGCCGATCACGGCGCCGCCATCGTCGACGCCCGTGGCGAGTACGCCATGGAGAACACGATCGAGTCCGATTGCCAGCCCCTGAACGGTCTGATCGAGACGATGCTCGAGGCCTGCCCCGAACTGCGCTGTATGCGCGACGCCACCCGCGGCGGCATCGCCACGGTGGCGAACGAGTTCGCCCAGGCCAGCAACACCGCCATCCGCCTGCACGAACGGGCCCTGCCCGTGCGCGATGCGGTGCGCGGCATGTGCGAGATCCTCGGCCTCGATCCCCTCTACCTCGCCAACGAGGGCAAGGTGATGGCGATCGCACCGGCATCGCAGGCAG